A single genomic interval of Lewinellaceae bacterium harbors:
- a CDS encoding VOC family protein, with product MRIKVVSIPVRDQQKALAFYTDVLGFVKKTDIPLGGGNRWLTVVSQYEQNGPELLLEPAPLHFEPSKVYQDALMKAGIPYTQFYVDNIQEEFERLTKSGVEFSMDPTEMGTVIVAVFNDTCGNNIQLVQEK from the coding sequence ATGAGAATCAAAGTAGTCAGTATCCCAGTAAGAGACCAACAAAAAGCGTTAGCATTTTACACCGATGTTTTGGGGTTCGTCAAAAAAACGGACATTCCACTGGGTGGAGGAAACCGGTGGTTAACCGTCGTTTCCCAATATGAACAAAACGGCCCGGAATTGTTGCTCGAACCGGCACCTCTTCACTTCGAGCCTTCAAAAGTTTATCAGGATGCTTTGATGAAAGCAGGCATTCCGTACACCCAATTTTATGTTGACAACATTCAGGAAGAATTTGAACGACTGACAAAATCAGGGGTCGAATTCAGTATGGACCCCACAGAAATGGGAACCGTCATAGTTGCCGTATTCAATGATACCTGCGGAAATAATATCCAGTTGGTGCAAGAGAAATAA
- the speB gene encoding agmatinase: protein MPTFQEKLHLLHSGAIAIAGIPFDENSSYLRGAAEAPAKIWEAFYSDSANTFAEDGTDIKGHPALIDMGTLPFQDYQDISAPIEQILAAGARLLSLGGDHSIAYPIIRAHAPFHPRLTILQLDAHGDLYDEFEGNRYSHGCPFARIMEEGLASRLVQVGIRTLTTHQRQQAERFGVEIHEMRHGLPAKLELDGPLYLSLDMDVLDPAFAPGISHYEPGGLSVREALNIIQAIDVPIIGADIVELNPRRDINDMTAMAAAKFFREILAGMVNG, encoded by the coding sequence ATGCCCACTTTCCAGGAAAAGCTCCATCTGCTCCACTCCGGCGCCATCGCCATCGCCGGCATCCCCTTCGACGAAAACTCCTCCTACCTGCGCGGGGCGGCAGAAGCCCCGGCTAAGATATGGGAAGCCTTCTACTCCGATTCGGCCAACACCTTTGCCGAAGACGGGACGGACATCAAAGGCCATCCGGCGTTGATCGACATGGGCACCCTGCCTTTTCAGGACTACCAGGACATCAGCGCGCCCATAGAACAGATACTGGCTGCCGGCGCGCGCCTGCTGTCCCTGGGCGGCGACCATTCCATCGCCTACCCCATCATCCGGGCGCATGCGCCGTTTCACCCCAGGCTCACCATCCTGCAGCTCGACGCGCACGGCGACCTCTACGACGAGTTTGAGGGCAACCGCTACTCGCATGGCTGCCCCTTCGCCCGCATCATGGAGGAAGGGCTGGCCAGCCGCCTGGTGCAGGTGGGCATCCGCACCCTGACTACCCACCAGCGGCAACAGGCGGAGCGCTTCGGCGTGGAAATCCACGAAATGCGGCACGGCCTGCCGGCAAAACTGGAACTGGACGGCCCCCTCTACCTCAGCCTGGACATGGACGTGCTGGACCCCGCCTTCGCTCCCGGCATCTCCCACTACGAGCCCGGCGGCCTTTCCGTAAGGGAAGCCCTGAACATTATCCAGGCTATCGATGTACCTATTATTGGAGCCGATATTGTAGAATTGAACCCCCGGCGGGACATCAACGATATGACCGCCATGGCTGCCGCTAAATTTTTCCGGGAGATACTGGCGGGGATGGTGAATGGTTGA
- a CDS encoding GAF domain-containing protein, translating to MEKIRILLIDDDPLSREGIVDDLEIKNEFEVHAFGSGPDAISHLTDHEDKYTAVLLDYVLDPFSMTGEEVLRELRHKFPSLPVIVFTGKDPSGGIYSLGQGAYAIMQRPLDYTELVKILRDLASLDTFFMKIAQDIRDILNFDVCLVWRLEKKTYEYKVIGYAGQIDKDYLENVTLPAGEISWQKKFEAYSPCFIENVRDPVRTPNYIRREEAIERGWTSLVSIPLIRDQRLLGLIDCYSLKPYQPDKKEKAFMLSWLEKYALQASEAFHASFLTQQLRVVHEINQNLASTLEVESILQSILFKTTELTGADFGWVYLSDAQSGQLKLEKSFGLNREQLDEIREPGEGITGWVAREGVAKHVPDVTKATDDYKPSLFLPTPGIDVRSEVAVPLRRGERTIGVITIKSQSPDFFTFDDIDLVISLAAIAAVAIERAKLTRHLNEISRLAQEATEFKKLSNYLVESVRDLTGADVNLWMMSSREGEGDNWMRIVGTSGNVSDDYIHNTRVPTLPGSCFNAEALHQKKPIIAPNLWDLDDKHQKPRFYHLETARKFGWKSFMAVPMIGQAGDKIGVISLYGKTEKKFDENDGHLIQIIGNQAALALQQQRRINAMQRLAGVGHNLATGRFEFREILKKVAQQACIITNADSAVIYPYDPAKQDFYKKEEIVDVGLRTKRKNAMNKPKKNGLAALVRKHEVIIIDDIDEMQIRAGLKERQALEPGLEEYDAICKRINNSRFIPRENFKAFVGISLKALEEGRGRNAQNQEVAVMYLNYRAPHHFSEEELQIIDIFSNQVANVIHRTRLYDKTKRQKEELEAVQLSAIHILAEHDLQKRLQGIVQAAVKLLKGKGGKIYLAKNSRKELELLAVKGIRKDKLAVGFVLPRGEGMAGWVVKNKKPLVVKDYAKWPGHIKSLAPIFSAVAEVPLLFGNDVIGVLGVFDDKETREFDQNDVDILERLASQAALAIKNIKLYDELDALYQTGINIARRVDLKELSGEILDQLRRVIEFEKATIQLIREEHSDRELLAFRGFDQSGVNPKLLGPVKDDVLIQKVIEKRTSKILSYTHRSSLWDKQIPETKDVHSWACVPLIYGKKILGLMTLDHHIPGYYQQKDKKHLIQFATQAAIAIQTALQIESLKKREKELKELDKRKSEFLSTVSHELRSPLTPIKSCLQLMLAGNYGPITDLQRSRLAIALAGVEDEEGIIKNLLDLVRIEENRISFDVENLDFHALAKKVIERFEYNARQKNIKLALEIPQSLMARLDKEKILSILANLIENGIKFTPEKGTVTVAASIEANLLTIKVSDTGIGISPAHQEKVFDKFYQVDSSLTRKAGGVGIGLSIVRKYVELHKGEIQVLSNIKEGFSIVITIPQ from the coding sequence ATGGAAAAAATCCGAATCCTGTTAATCGATGATGACCCTTTGTCCCGTGAAGGTATCGTGGATGACCTGGAGATCAAGAATGAATTCGAAGTTCATGCCTTTGGTTCCGGGCCGGACGCTATCAGCCATCTGACAGACCATGAAGACAAATATACTGCTGTTCTTCTGGATTATGTGCTAGATCCGTTTTCTATGACCGGCGAGGAGGTGCTCAGGGAATTGCGGCACAAATTTCCCAGTTTACCGGTTATCGTTTTTACCGGCAAAGACCCCAGTGGCGGCATCTATTCTCTGGGGCAGGGTGCCTATGCTATTATGCAACGCCCCCTGGATTATACTGAATTGGTAAAGATTTTGCGTGACCTGGCCAGCCTGGACACTTTTTTCATGAAGATTGCTCAGGATATCCGGGATATTTTGAATTTCGACGTTTGCCTGGTCTGGCGCCTGGAAAAGAAAACTTATGAATATAAGGTAATCGGTTATGCCGGGCAGATTGATAAAGATTACCTCGAGAATGTTACGTTGCCGGCCGGCGAGATTTCCTGGCAGAAGAAATTTGAGGCCTATTCTCCTTGCTTTATTGAAAACGTAAGGGACCCTGTTCGGACGCCCAACTATATTCGTCGGGAAGAAGCGATTGAGAGGGGCTGGACTTCTTTGGTCAGCATTCCTTTGATCCGCGACCAACGGCTGCTGGGTTTGATTGATTGCTATTCCCTTAAGCCCTATCAGCCGGATAAAAAGGAAAAAGCATTCATGCTCAGCTGGCTGGAAAAATATGCGCTGCAAGCAAGCGAAGCTTTTCACGCGTCCTTTTTAACCCAGCAATTGCGAGTGGTCCATGAGATCAACCAGAATCTGGCCAGCACCCTGGAAGTGGAAAGTATTCTTCAATCTATCCTCTTCAAAACGACCGAACTCACCGGGGCAGATTTCGGATGGGTCTATCTTTCCGATGCGCAAAGCGGACAATTGAAGCTGGAAAAGAGCTTTGGCCTCAACCGGGAACAGTTGGACGAAATAAGAGAGCCCGGAGAAGGGATAACCGGATGGGTGGCGCGCGAAGGGGTCGCCAAACATGTACCGGATGTTACCAAAGCAACTGACGATTACAAGCCGAGCCTTTTCTTACCTACCCCAGGAATAGACGTGCGGTCGGAAGTGGCCGTACCATTAAGGCGGGGCGAAAGGACCATTGGCGTGATCACCATAAAAAGCCAGTCGCCTGATTTTTTCACCTTCGACGACATCGACCTGGTGATCTCCCTGGCGGCTATTGCAGCGGTAGCTATTGAGCGGGCCAAGCTCACACGCCACCTGAATGAGATCAGCCGCCTTGCCCAGGAGGCCACCGAATTCAAAAAATTGAGTAATTATTTGGTGGAAAGCGTACGCGACCTTACCGGAGCCGATGTCAATTTATGGATGATGAGCAGCCGGGAAGGTGAAGGAGACAACTGGATGCGCATTGTTGGCACCAGTGGCAATGTCAGTGACGATTATATCCACAACACTCGCGTACCCACCCTGCCTGGCAGTTGCTTTAATGCAGAAGCGCTCCATCAAAAAAAACCGATCATCGCCCCCAACCTCTGGGATTTGGATGACAAGCATCAAAAACCGAGATTTTACCACCTGGAGACCGCCCGAAAATTTGGCTGGAAATCTTTCATGGCGGTGCCCATGATCGGACAGGCGGGAGATAAGATTGGAGTCATCAGCCTTTATGGGAAAACCGAAAAGAAATTTGACGAAAATGACGGCCACCTGATCCAGATCATAGGCAACCAGGCCGCTTTAGCCTTACAACAACAACGGCGCATCAATGCCATGCAACGGCTAGCAGGAGTAGGGCACAACCTGGCCACCGGCCGATTCGAATTCCGGGAAATATTAAAAAAAGTGGCTCAGCAAGCATGCATTATCACTAATGCAGACAGCGCTGTCATTTACCCTTACGATCCGGCTAAGCAGGATTTTTACAAGAAAGAGGAAATCGTTGACGTAGGCCTGAGGACAAAGCGCAAAAACGCCATGAATAAACCAAAAAAGAACGGGTTGGCCGCGCTCGTTCGCAAACACGAAGTGATCATCATTGACGATATCGATGAAATGCAGATCAGGGCAGGGCTTAAAGAACGACAAGCGTTGGAGCCAGGGCTCGAGGAGTATGATGCCATCTGCAAAAGAATAAACAATTCCAGGTTTATTCCCAGGGAAAACTTCAAAGCCTTCGTTGGTATTTCACTCAAGGCACTGGAAGAAGGCCGGGGCAGGAATGCCCAAAACCAGGAGGTGGCGGTCATGTACCTGAATTACCGGGCACCTCACCATTTTTCCGAAGAGGAATTACAGATTATCGATATTTTCTCTAACCAGGTAGCCAATGTCATACACCGTACCCGCCTGTACGATAAGACCAAGCGGCAAAAGGAGGAACTGGAAGCCGTACAACTGTCAGCCATCCATATCCTGGCCGAACATGACCTTCAGAAACGCCTACAGGGTATCGTACAGGCGGCTGTAAAGTTACTAAAGGGCAAAGGGGGGAAAATCTATCTGGCTAAGAATAGCCGAAAAGAACTGGAATTGCTTGCTGTTAAAGGGATTAGAAAGGACAAACTGGCTGTAGGGTTTGTCTTGCCGAGAGGAGAGGGAATGGCCGGCTGGGTCGTGAAAAATAAAAAGCCATTGGTTGTAAAAGATTACGCCAAATGGCCGGGTCATATTAAAAGCTTGGCGCCAATCTTTTCGGCAGTGGCCGAAGTGCCCCTTCTGTTCGGCAATGACGTCATCGGCGTATTAGGAGTTTTCGACGATAAGGAAACCCGGGAGTTTGATCAGAACGATGTAGACATTTTAGAGCGCCTGGCTTCCCAGGCTGCCCTGGCCATCAAAAACATTAAACTGTACGACGAATTGGATGCACTTTACCAGACAGGCATCAATATTGCCCGGCGGGTAGACCTCAAAGAGTTGTCTGGTGAGATATTAGACCAATTGCGTCGGGTCATTGAATTTGAAAAGGCGACCATTCAACTGATTAGGGAAGAACACTCAGACCGCGAATTACTCGCCTTTCGAGGGTTTGACCAAAGCGGCGTAAACCCAAAGTTGCTTGGCCCGGTTAAGGACGACGTCTTGATACAAAAAGTCATCGAGAAACGCACCTCTAAGATATTGAGCTATACTCATCGCAGTTCTCTTTGGGACAAACAGATACCGGAAACTAAAGATGTGCATTCCTGGGCTTGCGTCCCGTTGATTTACGGCAAAAAGATTCTTGGGTTAATGACTTTAGACCATCACATTCCGGGGTATTATCAACAAAAGGACAAAAAACACCTGATCCAGTTTGCTACCCAAGCTGCTATTGCCATTCAAACGGCCTTACAAATTGAAAGCCTGAAAAAACGAGAAAAGGAATTAAAGGAACTGGATAAGCGCAAATCAGAGTTCCTATCCACCGTTTCTCACGAGTTGCGCTCCCCTCTTACCCCCATTAAAAGCTGCCTGCAACTAATGCTCGCTGGCAATTACGGGCCTATAACAGATTTACAGCGTTCCAGACTCGCCATTGCCCTGGCTGGCGTGGAAGATGAGGAAGGCATTATTAAAAATCTACTCGACCTCGTCCGGATTGAAGAGAACAGAATTTCATTCGATGTAGAAAACCTTGACTTTCATGCGTTAGCCAAAAAGGTCATTGAACGGTTCGAATACAACGCCAGGCAAAAAAACATAAAGCTGGCGCTGGAAATCCCCCAATCCCTGATGGCCAGGCTGGATAAAGAGAAAATTCTATCCATATTAGCTAACCTGATTGAAAACGGCATTAAATTTACCCCTGAAAAGGGAACCGTTACGGTTGCCGCTTCCATTGAAGCCAATTTGCTCACGATCAAAGTTTCCGATACCGGAATCGGCATCTCGCCGGCACACCAAGAAAAAGTTTTCGACAAATTCTACCAGGTAGACAGCTCTCTGACCCGCAAAGCAGGAGGGGTGGGAATTGGGCTCAGCATAGTAAGGAAATATGTTGAACTGCATAAAGGCGAAATCCAGGTACTCAGCAATATCAAGGAGGGATTCTCAATTGTTATCACCATACCTCAATAA
- a CDS encoding DUF1801 domain-containing protein — translation MKTLHINQSPQVKEKFQSYPEAVKARLTHLRSLILETAAEIEGINEIGETLKWGEPSYLVKKGSTIRIDWKPKAPDQYAMYFKCTSKLVPTFREVYGDTFQYEKNRAILFGLDDDIPEEELKDCIALALQYHAVKGLPLLGK, via the coding sequence ATGAAAACGCTACACATCAACCAATCCCCTCAGGTAAAGGAAAAATTTCAATCCTACCCGGAAGCCGTGAAAGCCAGGCTAACCCATTTGCGAAGCCTGATCCTGGAAACGGCTGCCGAAATAGAAGGAATCAATGAAATAGGAGAAACCTTGAAATGGGGAGAGCCGAGCTATCTGGTGAAAAAAGGAAGTACGATCCGGATAGACTGGAAGCCCAAGGCGCCCGATCAGTATGCTATGTATTTTAAATGTACCAGCAAGCTGGTCCCCACCTTCCGGGAAGTGTACGGCGACACATTCCAATACGAAAAGAACCGCGCCATTTTGTTCGGCCTCGATGACGACATTCCGGAAGAGGAGCTGAAAGATTGCATAGCCTTAGCGTTGCAGTATCACGCCGTTAAAGGCCTTCCTTTATTGGGGAAATGA
- a CDS encoding S1 RNA-binding domain-containing protein, producing the protein MEQSKTKEQSEKTIVKVSVEENLHSGLAVKVVETGQLGFIPQRELAWDRRMGRSLPKFKKGKILEAVILPEDHKSDSLYLSLKQVSNPWASARVKYAIGQIVRAEVVNLRHYGAFVQIEPGIVAIIWAKNIPLKPDQIPADILSIGDQVEGEIYFLEPARQKIELSLIARLEALDEAYHSRVDSQYQLFLPDLEKASPPGGPDSSDGVMARDVSKSRYFPPIPTFDKILVIENNQDDQELIRELLQEEYKPNNIDTISSSLQLKALLEQKRTDYSLAIIDIMLDDERGPQVAGLLLEASPGLPIIFVSSDPFALEKNNEGIHKLESKYGRKFPFADKNKSGISEWIDKLVNGYSEDHHLSSKPVFKGQHSFVEQLGMASFYRVPLAEALEKQLHDLCWETKVSHAFLLEVDPVNQKVKILANYPPVTDDLIRYAQDGLYFSPVREVVENGEPFSAGHITPLAEDAKFKNFFPRFPYRSCYGIPFKVPVAEVDYALFVLDDKRDVLSQKVKDKIRLAGHFSGIVIERALILDFMQKYEERYFKGQLLGTLVHELKNTVSSLIGPANKSIALLNDMQDGHPPSPGALQEVIEKVSRIQEIGHNLNGLINAYSRLARKDFEEVDVNNTVGKVKKLLQMKAKEKGVHLTLQLGEDILKLWSIPLHLEQVVLNVMLNAIQQIDEQAATMRESTWPGKDNFQLLQKGIVQVITRRLEKTGAGQIIVIDTGPGITYSQKEKIFNLGSSTRKKGQGLGLYISRNLTEAMGGRLYLLNTVRFVGSAFVIELPTTENK; encoded by the coding sequence ATGGAACAGAGCAAAACCAAAGAGCAATCAGAAAAAACTATTGTAAAGGTCAGCGTGGAAGAAAATCTTCACTCCGGCCTTGCGGTAAAGGTTGTGGAGACCGGCCAGTTGGGGTTCATTCCTCAAAGAGAACTGGCATGGGATCGCCGAATGGGCCGTTCTTTACCTAAATTTAAAAAGGGCAAAATTCTCGAAGCCGTTATCCTACCGGAAGATCATAAATCCGATAGCCTTTATTTAAGCCTTAAGCAGGTAAGTAATCCATGGGCAAGCGCCAGGGTCAAATATGCCATTGGGCAAATTGTCCGGGCGGAAGTGGTCAATTTGCGGCACTATGGTGCCTTCGTGCAAATTGAGCCGGGCATTGTAGCCATTATCTGGGCGAAAAACATTCCTTTAAAGCCCGATCAGATACCGGCAGATATCCTTTCTATCGGCGACCAAGTGGAAGGCGAGATTTATTTTCTTGAGCCGGCCCGGCAAAAAATCGAGCTTAGCCTCATCGCCAGGCTGGAGGCGTTGGATGAAGCGTATCATTCACGCGTCGACAGCCAGTATCAGCTTTTTTTACCTGACCTGGAAAAGGCCAGCCCGCCGGGCGGGCCGGATTCCAGCGACGGGGTTATGGCCAGGGATGTCTCCAAAAGCCGGTATTTCCCGCCGATCCCCACCTTTGACAAAATCCTGGTGATAGAAAACAACCAGGATGACCAGGAATTGATCCGGGAGCTTTTGCAGGAAGAATATAAACCGAACAATATCGACACCATCTCCTCCAGCCTTCAATTGAAAGCGCTCCTGGAGCAAAAACGAACCGACTATAGCCTGGCCATTATTGATATTATGCTGGACGACGAAAGGGGCCCTCAAGTAGCAGGCCTGTTGCTGGAGGCCTCACCCGGCCTGCCCATCATTTTTGTTAGCTCTGACCCTTTCGCACTCGAAAAAAATAACGAGGGGATACACAAATTGGAGTCGAAATACGGCCGTAAATTTCCGTTTGCCGATAAAAACAAATCCGGTATTTCTGAGTGGATAGACAAACTGGTCAATGGATATTCGGAAGACCACCACCTCAGCAGCAAACCTGTTTTTAAAGGACAACATAGTTTCGTTGAACAGTTGGGAATGGCCTCTTTTTATCGGGTTCCACTGGCGGAAGCATTGGAAAAACAATTGCATGATCTTTGCTGGGAAACCAAGGTGTCACATGCTTTTCTCCTGGAAGTAGACCCGGTCAACCAGAAGGTAAAGATACTGGCCAACTATCCTCCGGTTACGGATGACCTGATCCGGTATGCTCAGGATGGGCTCTATTTCAGCCCGGTAAGGGAAGTAGTGGAAAATGGAGAACCCTTTTCCGCCGGCCACATCACGCCGCTGGCGGAAGATGCCAAATTCAAGAATTTCTTTCCGCGATTTCCTTACCGGTCTTGTTATGGCATTCCCTTTAAAGTACCAGTTGCTGAAGTAGATTATGCCTTATTTGTATTGGATGACAAAAGAGATGTTTTGAGCCAAAAGGTCAAGGATAAAATCCGCCTGGCTGGCCATTTTTCCGGCATAGTGATTGAAAGAGCGCTGATCCTGGATTTCATGCAAAAATACGAAGAACGCTATTTCAAAGGCCAATTGCTGGGCACACTGGTGCACGAACTAAAAAATACAGTTTCTTCGCTAATCGGCCCGGCCAATAAGAGCATAGCCCTTTTAAACGACATGCAAGATGGCCATCCGCCATCGCCGGGCGCCTTACAGGAGGTCATTGAAAAGGTCAGCCGGATCCAGGAAATAGGCCACAACCTCAACGGTTTGATCAATGCCTACTCCCGCTTGGCCAGAAAGGATTTTGAGGAAGTTGATGTCAATAATACGGTCGGGAAAGTAAAAAAGCTGTTGCAAATGAAGGCCAAAGAAAAAGGTGTTCATCTAACGCTACAACTGGGGGAAGATATTCTAAAGCTCTGGTCTATTCCGCTTCACCTGGAGCAGGTGGTTCTCAACGTCATGCTCAACGCCATCCAACAGATCGATGAGCAGGCCGCCACAATGAGAGAAAGCACCTGGCCCGGAAAAGATAACTTTCAGTTGCTGCAAAAGGGTATTGTTCAGGTCATAACCCGGCGGCTGGAAAAAACCGGCGCCGGCCAGATCATCGTGATTGATACCGGTCCAGGCATCACCTACAGTCAAAAGGAAAAGATCTTCAACCTTGGCTCTTCTACCCGAAAAAAAGGGCAAGGGCTGGGGCTATACATCAGCCGCAACCTGACCGAAGCCATGGGGGGCAGGCTGTACCTGTTGAATACGGTGCGGTTTGTAGGCAGCGCCTTCGTTATTGAATTGCCCACTACCGAAAACAAGTAA
- a CDS encoding CHAT domain-containing protein — protein MLHQKILIIEDDPKTIVFLEDQLNNLGYRVEVAYNGKKGLEMVEKIRPDLIVLDVMMPELDGYEVCRHLKTNPETKTIPILMLTAKWQVHDRTQGKQLGADAYMPKPYDKREFEVTIEQLLKKSKRLPFSTSNPPSYFTITLQNQHPIAIRISGSLQLSGESDQLLRIQPERYARKADNAFSADWRFNSKDIGEELFEKIFQNHPRISDAFGQAKSSVEKKEQLHLRIAVKKDFLRVPFEFTFDKVYGNGDYLALTYPLSRYIINTPTRKKTLSPAWFNQLFEANETLRILLIASNTHPDIPSVDEEVRLLSESLQAIFEERRINTEVDSIWTHEATAERITQVLRHCPYHIIHYAGHGIHHASSPEKSALFFWEKTDKGGDVLPMPVTRLQRLLNNAKTSFFYLSCCQGTTTSGDNQLLDDDFIGIADGLIHAQIPAVLGYRWPVSDAGAATLALAFYRSLAAQGHLDRALLEARNEIAGLDRDDITWLSPILVVQD, from the coding sequence ATGCTCCATCAAAAAATTCTCATCATTGAAGACGACCCTAAAACCATCGTTTTCCTGGAAGACCAATTAAACAACCTTGGATATCGGGTAGAGGTGGCCTATAATGGAAAAAAGGGCCTGGAGATGGTGGAAAAAATCAGGCCGGACCTGATTGTCCTGGACGTTATGATGCCTGAATTGGACGGATATGAGGTTTGCAGGCATTTGAAAACAAACCCCGAAACTAAAACTATACCTATTCTGATGTTGACTGCAAAATGGCAGGTCCATGACCGGACACAAGGAAAGCAATTGGGAGCCGATGCCTATATGCCCAAGCCTTATGACAAGAGAGAATTCGAAGTTACCATCGAACAGCTTTTGAAAAAATCGAAGCGCCTGCCCTTTTCCACCAGTAATCCGCCCAGTTACTTTACCATTACCCTCCAGAATCAGCATCCAATCGCCATCCGCATTAGCGGAAGCCTGCAGCTCAGTGGAGAATCAGACCAACTCTTAAGGATTCAGCCGGAAAGATATGCCCGGAAAGCAGATAATGCCTTTTCTGCCGATTGGCGGTTCAACAGTAAAGACATTGGAGAAGAGTTATTTGAAAAGATTTTTCAGAACCATCCCCGGATTTCGGATGCCTTCGGGCAGGCTAAAAGTTCTGTAGAGAAGAAAGAGCAACTGCATTTGCGAATCGCCGTGAAAAAAGACTTTCTCCGGGTGCCTTTCGAATTTACGTTTGACAAAGTATACGGAAATGGAGATTACCTCGCCCTGACCTACCCCCTTTCCCGATACATCATCAATACGCCGACCAGAAAAAAAACATTGTCGCCGGCGTGGTTTAACCAGCTTTTCGAAGCAAACGAAACCCTGCGCATTCTCCTCATTGCTTCCAATACTCATCCCGACATACCCAGTGTGGATGAAGAGGTCAGATTGCTGAGTGAAAGCCTGCAAGCAATTTTTGAAGAAAGAAGGATCAATACCGAGGTGGATAGCATCTGGACGCACGAAGCTACTGCCGAAAGGATAACACAAGTGCTGCGCCATTGCCCTTACCACATTATTCACTATGCTGGCCATGGCATCCATCATGCATCGTCTCCTGAAAAAAGCGCCCTTTTCTTCTGGGAAAAAACAGATAAGGGCGGTGATGTCCTACCCATGCCCGTCACCCGGTTACAACGGCTCTTGAACAACGCTAAAACCAGCTTCTTTTATCTAAGCTGCTGCCAGGGAACCACTACCAGCGGGGACAACCAACTGCTCGACGATGATTTCATCGGCATCGCCGACGGGCTGATCCACGCCCAAATACCCGCAGTATTGGGGTATCGGTGGCCGGTCTCTGATGCAGGCGCCGCCACTTTGGCGCTGGCGTTTTACCGATCGCTGGCCGCCCAGGGCCACCTCGACCGGGCACTGCTGGAGGCCAGAAATGAAATCGCCGGCCTGGACCGCGATGACATCACCTGGCTGTCGCCGATCCTGGTCGTACAGGATTGA
- a CDS encoding gamma-glutamylcyclotransferase translates to MNPNLFIYGTLLLPLSTQIGRYLQDNGELLGDALAPGRLYDLGQYPALWYDAGSAKRIYGQVFRLSDPDEVFKKLDPYEGIDPTHPSRNEYRREEVLVSLNRQPVSCWSYILNHPPDGLAEIFCGNYLDYVEGNEGHQGFLGGV, encoded by the coding sequence ATGAACCCAAACCTCTTCATTTACGGCACGCTGTTGCTGCCGCTTTCTACTCAGATTGGCCGCTACCTTCAGGACAACGGCGAACTGCTGGGCGACGCGCTGGCGCCCGGCCGCCTCTACGACTTAGGCCAATATCCCGCCTTGTGGTACGACGCGGGCAGCGCCAAACGCATCTACGGGCAGGTTTTTCGGCTCAGCGACCCGGATGAGGTATTCAAAAAGCTGGACCCGTACGAGGGCATCGACCCTACGCACCCTTCCCGCAATGAATACCGCCGGGAAGAGGTGCTCGTGAGCCTGAACCGGCAGCCCGTTTCTTGCTGGAGTTATATACTCAACCACCCGCCAGATGGCCTGGCCGAAATCTTCTGCGGCAACTACCTGGATTACGTTGAGGGCAACGAGGGGCATCAGGGCTTTTTGGGGGGAGTGTAG
- a CDS encoding SDR family NAD(P)-dependent oxidoreductase: MTQRIALVTGANRSIDLETCRQLLKAGYRVILTSRDKRKVQEATRQLGGDSPTGGFFRDGERVAW, translated from the coding sequence ATGACTCAACGCATCGCACTCGTTACCGGCGCCAACCGGAGCATTGACCTGGAAACTTGCCGGCAACTATTGAAGGCCGGCTACCGGGTAATCCTGACTAGCCGGGATAAAAGGAAGGTGCAGGAAGCCACCCGCCAACTAGGGGGCGACAGTCCGACGGGAGGCTTTTTTCGGGATGGGGAGAGGGTGGCGTGGTAG